A portion of the Candidatus Schekmanbacteria bacterium genome contains these proteins:
- a CDS encoding amidohydrolase translates to MKIFDSHIHPGFEKKGIEKRPGCLRLWMAKEGVTSQTQMALRMALGDPNPTKPIKSVDDIPEFSVETWIKLMDANGVAKALLMGMDTITDPPYNERWHVPMEYIKEEFLDKYPDRFVATAGINVKASLQERMETCYKAKELGFKGVKIHTPSAGYPNDVQRCYPVYEKCVELGLHVEIHTGQEEIPGTRAKYQDPVFIDDVAVDFPELRIVQLHCGLMNNPRQAVWNVIRHPNVYTDITVPHPTLMQFRYFMDLEHIRFLETFAPHKVWFGTDAPLILPIYSTALEFIKLLPLSAQFKKMLFWDNAYNFYCGDWREKQAAQSREAK, encoded by the coding sequence ATGAAGATATTTGACAGCCACATTCATCCGGGATTTGAGAAAAAAGGGATAGAAAAAAGACCCGGCTGCCTGCGTCTCTGGATGGCAAAGGAGGGAGTCACATCCCAGACCCAGATGGCACTGAGAATGGCGTTAGGCGACCCCAATCCAACCAAGCCTATTAAATCAGTAGACGACATCCCTGAATTTAGCGTCGAGACATGGATAAAGCTGATGGATGCCAATGGTGTTGCAAAGGCACTGCTCATGGGGATGGACACCATTACAGACCCGCCTTACAACGAACGCTGGCATGTGCCAATGGAATATATAAAAGAAGAATTCCTCGATAAATACCCAGACAGATTTGTAGCCACTGCAGGAATAAATGTGAAGGCGAGCTTACAGGAAAGAATGGAAACTTGCTACAAGGCAAAGGAGCTTGGTTTCAAGGGGGTAAAGATACATACTCCATCCGCAGGGTATCCCAATGATGTTCAAAGATGCTACCCAGTGTATGAAAAATGCGTAGAGCTGGGGCTCCATGTTGAGATTCACACCGGACAGGAGGAGATACCTGGAACAAGGGCAAAGTACCAGGACCCGGTCTTTATCGATGATGTTGCCGTAGATTTCCCGGAGCTAAGAATAGTCCAGCTTCACTGCGGTCTAATGAACAACCCGAGACAGGCAGTATGGAATGTCATAAGACATCCCAATGTTTACACTGATATAACCGTACCGCATCCGACGCTCATGCAGTTCAGATACTTCATGGATCTCGAGCACATAAGGTTCCTTGAGACGTTCGCTCCCCACAAGGTGTGGTTCGGAACAGATGCCCCACTGATTTTACCGATTTACAGCACAGCCCTTGAATTTATAAAACTTCTCCCGCTCTCTGCCCAGTTCAAGAAGATGCTCTTCTGGGACAATGCCTACAATTTCTACTGCGGAGACTGGAGGGAAAAACAGGCAGCACAGTCAAGGGAGGCAAAATGA
- a CDS encoding NAD(P)/FAD-dependent oxidoreductase encodes MTYDVAIIGAGPAGLMAAKRAAEKGFKAVVIEKRKNVGVITRCCCMNFILDDPYMGERADYRDGKMMFPLTGFDVEYKGSVKPVYHKVYRSPSGHELTFSNRKTGKPISYRFDKGFLLKSLWEECGKKGVTLMNETVAYNAKDTGSGVEIETVRKKKHEKITAKKAIIADGVNSRISEAIGLNEGRTYFTTGFAMIFEIEGYQNHPESTWVGHFGRSYYSNAAVLMGITLDEGIVELVAMGGKSKLPPLIYEDFSTKGRLAKNFEKAKVVRATGCSAKAFTGMKKPYKGNFLAIGDTGAYVEVETQGALMCGYKGIEALSQEFDGKNGFEEYTKWWLKSFEFNGDDFLQVAQGYALIPTYTDEELDYLFALAEKKELEGTYSQYKTPKLMWNAFLEHKDRIKKEKPELFAKIEKRTSVTLKDSF; translated from the coding sequence ATGACATACGATGTGGCGATAATCGGCGCAGGTCCTGCCGGTCTTATGGCTGCCAAAAGGGCGGCAGAAAAGGGGTTCAAAGCTGTTGTAATCGAAAAGAGAAAAAATGTTGGCGTGATCACCCGCTGCTGCTGCATGAACTTCATCCTCGATGACCCTTACATGGGGGAACGTGCTGATTACAGGGACGGCAAGATGATGTTCCCTTTAACAGGCTTCGATGTTGAATACAAAGGAAGCGTAAAACCGGTCTACCACAAGGTCTACAGGTCCCCCTCAGGACATGAACTTACCTTCTCAAACAGAAAAACCGGCAAACCAATCTCCTACAGGTTTGACAAAGGGTTCCTGCTTAAAAGTTTATGGGAAGAATGCGGCAAAAAGGGTGTCACCCTTATGAATGAAACAGTCGCATACAATGCCAAAGATACAGGCAGCGGCGTTGAAATTGAAACTGTAAGAAAAAAGAAACATGAAAAGATCACGGCAAAGAAGGCAATCATCGCTGATGGTGTCAACTCCAGGATTTCCGAAGCCATAGGGTTAAATGAAGGCAGGACATATTTCACCACAGGCTTTGCCATGATATTCGAAATCGAAGGTTATCAGAACCACCCGGAATCCACATGGGTCGGGCATTTCGGAAGAAGTTACTATTCCAATGCAGCAGTCCTCATGGGGATTACCCTTGATGAAGGGATAGTTGAACTTGTGGCAATGGGAGGAAAAAGTAAACTGCCGCCGCTTATCTATGAAGATTTCTCGACAAAAGGAAGACTTGCAAAGAATTTCGAAAAGGCGAAGGTTGTGCGTGCAACAGGATGCTCAGCCAAGGCTTTTACAGGAATGAAAAAACCGTACAAGGGCAATTTCCTCGCCATTGGCGACACGGGAGCTTATGTTGAAGTCGAAACACAGGGCGCCCTAATGTGCGGTTACAAGGGGATAGAAGCTCTATCTCAAGAGTTTGACGGAAAAAATGGTTTTGAAGAATACACAAAGTGGTGGCTGAAATCATTCGAGTTTAACGGCGATGATTTCCTGCAGGTCGCACAGGGTTACGCTCTTATCCCGACATACACTGATGAAGAACTGGATTATCTCTTCGCTCTCGCTGAAAAAAAGGAATTAGAGGGTACTTACAGCCAGTACAAGACTCCCAAACTTATGTGGAATGCATTCCTTGAGCATAAGGACAGGATAAAAAAGGAAAAACCCGAGCTTTTTGCGAAAATAGAGAAACGGACTTCCGTAACGCTTAAAGATTCTTTCTAA
- a CDS encoding 4Fe-4S binding protein, with protein MAIKINKELCIACGCCISACAQGALELYEKAAVDGDACIDCLACIAMCPVDAITE; from the coding sequence ATGGCAATAAAGATAAATAAGGAATTATGTATAGCCTGCGGATGCTGCATATCTGCCTGCGCGCAGGGTGCACTTGAGCTCTACGAAAAGGCTGCTGTTGATGGAGATGCCTGCATAGACTGTCTTGCCTGCATAGCCATGTGTCCGGTTGATGCGATAACAGAGTAA
- a CDS encoding fumarate hydratase encodes MKKIKVSDITAAIKRMCMESNFELGEDVLRVIEEAVGKEESPMGKAVLEHIKENAEIARTQSMPLCQDTGVAICFADIGQEVHIEGGSFEEAINEGVRQGYTEGYLRKSIVEHPLRRKNTGDNTPAVIYSTIVPGDSLKLSLMTKGGGGDMMSTVRMLTPADGIEGIKSLILDTVIKAGANPCPPIIVGVGIGGTFELAPILAKKSLLRKVGTPSPDPDLAALEKEMLEKINNTGIGPQGYGGKITALAVHIEARPCHIACLPVAVNLNCHSHRHREVIL; translated from the coding sequence ATGAAAAAAATAAAAGTATCAGATATAACCGCTGCGATAAAGCGGATGTGCATGGAGTCAAACTTCGAACTTGGAGAAGACGTTCTAAGAGTCATCGAAGAAGCTGTCGGAAAAGAAGAATCACCGATGGGAAAAGCAGTGCTGGAGCACATCAAAGAAAATGCTGAAATTGCACGCACCCAATCCATGCCGCTATGTCAGGACACAGGAGTTGCAATCTGCTTTGCCGACATCGGGCAGGAAGTCCACATCGAGGGTGGAAGCTTTGAAGAGGCAATAAACGAAGGAGTAAGGCAGGGATATACCGAAGGCTATCTCAGAAAATCAATCGTCGAACATCCTCTTAGAAGGAAAAATACCGGAGACAATACCCCTGCCGTAATCTATTCAACTATTGTACCCGGAGATTCTCTTAAACTCTCACTCATGACAAAGGGGGGCGGCGGAGATATGATGAGTACAGTGAGAATGCTTACTCCTGCCGATGGCATTGAAGGGATAAAATCATTGATTCTGGATACTGTAATAAAAGCCGGTGCAAACCCCTGCCCCCCGATAATCGTAGGTGTGGGCATAGGCGGAACCTTCGAGCTTGCCCCGATTCTGGCTAAAAAATCGCTGTTAAGGAAGGTGGGCACTCCGAGCCCTGACCCTGACCTTGCAGCTTTAGAAAAAGAAATGCTTGAAAAAATAAATAATACAGGTATAGGACCGCAAGGATATGGTGGTAAAATTACAGCTCTTGCAGTTCATATCGAGGCTCGCCCTTGTCATATTGCATGCCTGCCTGTGGCTGTAAATTTGAATTGCCACTCGCACAGACATAGGGAGGTAATTTTGTAA
- a CDS encoding succinate dehydrogenase flavoprotein subunit, with amino-acid sequence MIIEHDVVIVGAGLAGARAAVELSGKTDIAVVSKVFPPRSHSTAAQGGIGAALGNLEPDYPEWHAFDTVKGSDYLGDQDAIEIMAYDAPRAIYEMEHMGVPFSRTKEGKIAQRQIGGHTRNFGEGPVKRCCYAADRTGFVMLHALYEQCIKKNVKFYSEFLMLDLLIENNVCCGIVGIDIKTGELSVIHSKAVLFATGGYGKIFKTTTNGYASTADGYAIAYNSGLPLEDMEFVQFHPTGLYKLGILISEGARGEGGILRNNAGERFMEKYAPTMKDLGPRDLVSRSIMTEIKEGRGIDGKDYVYLDLRHLGRKEIDLKLPDISDFSRIYLGIDVAESPIPIQPTTHYAMGGIPTDNDGRVIIGSQKVPVTGFYAAGEVACVSVHGANRLGTNSLLDTIVFGRRAGKSINEFLRSAEFEPLPQNPMEKTKEKISGIINSKGKEKVPEIRKSMQEEMMDKCSVYREDKGLTKVCGHIKELKERYTNISIADKGTTYNTDLQDAIELGFMLDIADVIATGALNRTESRGAHCRDDYPNRDDAKWLKHTLAYKSDSEIKIEYKDVCITKFQPKERKY; translated from the coding sequence ATGATTATAGAACATGATGTAGTAATAGTCGGAGCAGGGCTTGCAGGCGCAAGGGCGGCAGTTGAGCTTTCAGGAAAAACTGATATCGCGGTTGTATCCAAAGTGTTTCCACCGCGATCGCATTCAACAGCAGCTCAAGGCGGCATAGGGGCAGCATTAGGAAACTTAGAGCCGGATTATCCTGAATGGCACGCTTTTGATACGGTGAAAGGAAGCGATTATTTAGGCGATCAGGATGCCATCGAGATAATGGCTTATGATGCTCCGCGGGCAATCTATGAGATGGAGCACATGGGTGTACCATTCAGCAGGACAAAGGAAGGGAAGATTGCCCAGCGCCAGATAGGCGGACATACGAGGAACTTCGGTGAGGGTCCTGTAAAACGATGCTGTTATGCGGCAGACAGGACAGGCTTTGTCATGCTTCACGCCCTTTATGAGCAATGTATAAAAAAGAACGTCAAATTTTATTCAGAGTTCCTGATGCTTGACCTTCTTATAGAAAATAATGTCTGCTGCGGCATTGTCGGCATAGATATAAAGACCGGCGAGCTTTCTGTGATACATTCCAAAGCAGTGCTTTTTGCAACAGGCGGCTATGGTAAAATCTTTAAAACGACTACAAACGGTTACGCCTCAACAGCGGACGGATATGCCATAGCATACAACTCCGGTCTTCCGCTCGAGGATATGGAATTCGTGCAGTTTCATCCCACAGGACTTTACAAACTCGGCATACTCATAAGCGAAGGTGCACGCGGCGAGGGAGGAATACTCCGCAATAACGCTGGCGAGAGATTCATGGAAAAATATGCTCCGACTATGAAAGACCTTGGACCCCGCGACCTTGTTTCAAGATCCATCATGACAGAAATAAAAGAAGGACGTGGAATCGACGGGAAAGACTATGTCTATCTTGACCTTCGCCACCTCGGACGAAAAGAGATTGACCTAAAGCTTCCCGATATATCTGATTTCAGCAGGATCTATCTCGGGATAGATGTTGCCGAGTCGCCCATACCAATCCAGCCCACGACTCATTATGCTATGGGAGGAATCCCCACTGACAACGATGGCAGGGTAATAATAGGGAGCCAGAAAGTTCCTGTTACAGGATTCTATGCGGCAGGGGAAGTTGCATGCGTATCAGTGCATGGAGCAAACAGGTTAGGCACAAACTCACTTCTCGATACAATTGTATTTGGCAGACGCGCCGGCAAATCGATTAATGAGTTTTTAAGGTCTGCTGAATTTGAGCCTCTTCCACAAAATCCAATGGAAAAGACAAAGGAAAAGATCAGTGGAATCATTAACAGCAAAGGAAAAGAAAAGGTCCCTGAAATCAGAAAATCCATGCAGGAAGAAATGATGGACAAGTGCTCGGTTTACAGGGAAGATAAAGGACTCACAAAGGTTTGCGGACATATTAAAGAACTGAAGGAAAGATATACAAATATTTCAATTGCTGACAAGGGAACAACATACAATACAGATCTGCAGGACGCGATAGAGCTGGGTTTCATGCTCGATATCGCAGATGTGATTGCGACGGGCGCCCTTAACAGGACTGAAAGCCGCGGGGCACATTGTCGCGATGACTATCCTAATCGTGATGATGCTAAATGGCTAAAGCACACCCTCGCATATAAGTCCGATTCGGAAATTAAAATTGAATACAAAGACGTTTGCATAACGAAATTTCAGCCAAAGGAAAGAAAGTATTAA
- a CDS encoding metallophosphoesterase, with protein MSGKHDEIIKKGRQLSRREFVKLSAAGVAGIAMGPGIFIDVGNAGESFTFAYASDAHLIFSSKGKDHRFARSLIKAANDINAMNPQPDFVLFGGDLAQLGKPEELEMGKDILSAIKAPLRMMVGEHDWYLDMGEKWQQLFGQQTYSFDHKGVHFVVLNSVIVEDYWTKPKMTPEQRMNAMAQLDNPNGRPFTVGSEQRDWLKNNLSKVASTMPVVIFSHSPLYKLYKNWNFWTDDAEEVQNILSPFEKVTVIHGHTHQVLTNRLKNVSFHGVLSTAWPWPYAPKGVPAYTSEMFRSDPFNNFDGCGWGYVNILSSGEADKTYMPWDRNPMKVTYEELAAGKTGAVPPRKSSGPRY; from the coding sequence ATGTCAGGAAAGCATGATGAGATTATAAAGAAAGGCCGTCAGCTCAGCAGAAGGGAATTTGTTAAATTATCAGCCGCCGGCGTTGCGGGCATTGCCATGGGTCCCGGGATATTTATAGATGTTGGTAATGCGGGAGAGTCATTCACCTTTGCCTATGCCTCAGATGCGCATTTGATTTTTTCTTCCAAGGGTAAGGATCATAGATTCGCAAGGTCTCTGATAAAAGCTGCTAATGATATAAATGCGATGAATCCCCAGCCTGATTTTGTTCTTTTCGGCGGGGATCTGGCTCAGCTTGGCAAACCTGAAGAGCTGGAAATGGGGAAGGATATTCTCTCTGCAATCAAGGCTCCGCTTAGAATGATGGTAGGAGAGCATGATTGGTATCTTGACATGGGCGAAAAGTGGCAGCAGCTTTTCGGCCAGCAAACATATTCCTTTGATCACAAGGGGGTGCACTTTGTAGTTTTGAACTCTGTCATAGTGGAAGATTACTGGACAAAACCTAAAATGACGCCTGAGCAGAGAATGAATGCCATGGCGCAGCTTGATAATCCCAATGGACGTCCGTTCACGGTAGGAAGTGAACAGCGTGATTGGCTTAAAAACAATTTGTCAAAAGTTGCAAGTACTATGCCGGTTGTGATTTTTTCCCATTCACCTCTTTACAAGTTATACAAAAACTGGAATTTCTGGACTGATGATGCTGAAGAAGTGCAGAATATTCTTTCCCCTTTTGAAAAAGTAACGGTGATACACGGTCATACGCACCAGGTACTTACTAACAGGTTAAAAAATGTATCTTTTCACGGCGTGCTTTCTACTGCCTGGCCCTGGCCTTATGCGCCCAAGGGAGTTCCTGCTTATACTTCGGAAATGTTCAGAAGCGACCCGTTCAATAATTTTGATGGCTGCGGATGGGGATATGTAAATATACTTTCCTCTGGCGAGGCAGATAAGACATATATGCCCTGGGACAGGAACCCAATGAAGGTAACCTATGAGGAGCTGGCAGCAGGAAAGACCGGGGCAGTGCCTCCCAGGAAGTCTTCAGGCCCTCGTTATTAA
- a CDS encoding cytochrome-c peroxidase produces MVKKLVPLMILLAVIMFIPVPDGWAVLPSSILPPEVPEDNPSTPEKVALGKKLYFDKRLSIDNTVSCATCHDQVKGFADGKKVSEGIRGLKGTRNAPTVLNAAFYELQFWDGRAITLEDQAKLPIINPVEMGMPSFKDVEEKIRNIPEYKDEFMKVFGTDNLTMDHIAKAIAAFERTIISVKSPFDRFIAGDNNAISQAAQAGWKLFNGKARCNNCHGYVEVYPFFTDNKFHNIGVAMNETAFETLAREAQKPDADSEKLAFKAGVAELGRFIVTHEPKDIGAFKSSGLRNIALTAPYMHDGSEATLESVIDFYNKGGVPNPNLDGGIVPLGLTDEEKSQLVEFLKSLTSEDLDQLMQ; encoded by the coding sequence ATGGTAAAAAAATTAGTACCATTAATGATCTTGTTGGCAGTTATAATGTTTATCCCTGTTCCGGATGGATGGGCGGTCTTGCCTTCTTCCATTCTTCCCCCTGAGGTTCCTGAGGACAACCCTTCAACACCTGAAAAAGTCGCTCTTGGCAAGAAACTTTATTTTGATAAGCGTCTTTCAATTGACAACACAGTTTCCTGTGCGACCTGTCACGACCAGGTCAAAGGCTTTGCTGACGGGAAAAAGGTCAGCGAAGGCATCAGAGGATTAAAAGGGACAAGAAATGCCCCAACCGTTTTAAATGCAGCCTTTTATGAATTGCAATTCTGGGACGGAAGAGCCATCACCCTCGAAGACCAGGCAAAACTTCCCATCATAAATCCAGTAGAAATGGGAATGCCTTCTTTTAAGGATGTTGAAGAGAAGATCAGAAATATCCCGGAATACAAAGATGAGTTCATGAAAGTTTTTGGGACAGACAATTTAACCATGGACCATATAGCTAAGGCAATCGCGGCGTTTGAACGGACTATAATTTCAGTAAAATCTCCCTTTGACAGATTTATAGCTGGAGACAATAACGCCATATCTCAGGCTGCCCAGGCAGGCTGGAAACTCTTCAATGGAAAAGCACGATGCAACAACTGTCATGGCTATGTTGAAGTCTATCCTTTTTTTACTGACAACAAATTTCACAACATCGGTGTGGCAATGAATGAAACTGCTTTCGAAACTCTTGCGCGTGAGGCGCAAAAGCCGGATGCAGACTCTGAGAAGCTGGCATTCAAGGCAGGTGTGGCTGAATTAGGGAGATTCATCGTAACCCATGAGCCAAAGGATATCGGCGCTTTCAAAAGTTCGGGGTTGAGAAACATTGCTCTCACTGCCCCATACATGCATGACGGAAGTGAAGCGACTCTCGAATCAGTAATAGATTTTTACAACAAGGGGGGAGTCCCCAATCCAAACCTCGACGGAGGAATAGTCCCTCTTGGACTGACTGACGAAGAAAAATCACAGCTTGTCGAGTTTCTAAAATCCCTTACCAGCGAGGATCTTGACCAATTAATGCAGTAA
- a CDS encoding coproporphyrinogen III oxidase, producing the protein MRTDYWYILALVLLPALFMGVMMTSVIVPQASAEGDERFEKLSPEQKAQAQRMLQFMSDMDKKYFGRAYEMNGNSQSESKEFKTENTDYDVKVTRGAVIEKMGQMVAVSKKVGPNSRIPGNFLWGRFYSIDIHPKTPLVGMLHVAMVIQFFDSGMSFVGGWVDVLPGTRIESDIDELKKTMDNVFAKYKVNPDYYRNLICKGDPDEIDRKWRRKPSCAGASFYGRPAFAETEKNFDLVSDAFVSFTDAYLGEVEKHKNSPYTQADIEAQDTMRKQWLLDQLFSDPYSSKLVPFEVWSMANVPPVIKF; encoded by the coding sequence ATGCGGACTGATTACTGGTACATTTTGGCGCTGGTGTTATTGCCTGCACTTTTTATGGGAGTGATGATGACATCTGTTATTGTTCCGCAAGCTTCTGCTGAAGGTGATGAACGATTTGAGAAATTGTCGCCTGAACAAAAAGCACAGGCACAGCGAATGCTCCAGTTTATGTCTGACATGGATAAGAAATATTTTGGACGTGCTTATGAGATGAATGGCAACTCTCAGTCTGAAAGCAAGGAATTTAAAACCGAAAATACTGATTATGATGTTAAAGTGACACGTGGCGCTGTAATAGAAAAGATGGGGCAAATGGTTGCAGTCAGCAAAAAAGTCGGCCCTAACAGCCGCATTCCGGGCAACTTTCTCTGGGGACGTTTTTATTCCATTGATATTCATCCAAAAACACCCCTTGTTGGAATGCTTCATGTTGCGATGGTCATACAGTTTTTCGACAGCGGAATGTCTTTTGTCGGCGGATGGGTCGATGTTCTTCCGGGTACAAGAATCGAATCTGATATCGATGAATTGAAAAAAACAATGGATAATGTCTTTGCAAAATACAAGGTAAATCCGGACTATTACCGCAATCTGATCTGCAAGGGAGATCCAGATGAAATAGACCGCAAATGGCGGCGCAAGCCATCATGCGCAGGCGCCAGTTTTTACGGTCGTCCTGCCTTTGCTGAAACGGAAAAGAACTTCGATCTTGTCTCCGACGCCTTTGTCTCTTTTACAGATGCATATTTGGGGGAGGTTGAAAAACACAAGAACTCCCCATATACGCAAGCAGATATAGAGGCGCAGGACACGATGCGGAAGCAGTGGCTTTTGGATCAGTTGTTTTCAGACCCATATTCGAGCAAGCTTGTTCCCTTTGAGGTCTGGTCCATGGCGAATGTTCCGCCTGTGATAAAGTTTTAA